The DNA region gtttttaagagttgagttgggaacctcttCTTCTACATAatcttctcctatttatagcacTCCAAATGTCTCGCATGTCTTTCACGGTTTTTTCCTTTGCTGGGTGAGTTAGTGGGTTTTGCTCCTCCACGATCTCCTGCTTGCACTGGTACCTTCATGCGTAGTGGGGGGGGGTGCCTCCTAACCGTTCACTTGCCACGTGGGTGGCCAtcgtggggggggggggggaggcaCACGTTCCTTCAACTGATTCATTCAAAGCTGCACGTGGTAAATATGCTCGTGTTAATAGCAACAACATCATTTGTCGACTTTTGCTAGCGTTTAAACTTAGCCTTTTCCTTGGTTTTCTTGGTCTTATTTTCGACAAGCCCATGAGTTTTGGGCCAACAAATGCCtcccaaaaatgttgattctcgactaccagaCCTTGGAGAGAGCAAGCATTTTTTGAGCCTGAAATTTCGAGTGGAACTACCATCCCTTTCAACGTTCTTGCAATTTCAACCTTTCATCTTCAGGTCCAATCAGAAGTCATAGCGTCTGACTTCCGCCTGCTAATTTGCAGTCTCCTCACTAGAGTCATCATTGCTCCTTTTCAGCCTATATACTAGGAAGCTAcggttataataataaaataaccgttgaGATTTCAAATTTTATGCAATGTTGTGCAATGCAGCTTCACGTCTGTTTCCCCTTCCGTCTATAAATACACCATTGTTGCTTCCTTGTAAGCTTTACACTTTTCAAATTTTCCTAGTTTCATTTGAAATTGCTCAACCCTTTGTTTCTTCATTTTCCTCTGGTGCGCCCTCCGATCACTTTCATGGCTTCCGATTCCGACAACGTTACACCACTGGCTGCTGCTCTTGAAATGGGGAAGCCAAACGCGTTCCCATTCCAGACCCACCGTATGAAGCGGAAAAgagggctatctggaaatctcaggtactcattcctatctctgttaatggtacatTGCGCGCCATTTTAGGACCTCTGAAGAAAGTGAGAAAGGGTAGACCTACTAGCCTTTCTGATGTTCATGAGACATTTCACCCTAGTATTCGAGGAGAAGAGCTTATCCTTGCTTTTCGATCCTCTTACCGCTTACCCTTTTTGAATGACCCTAAGAGGGCGTTTCGATATGCCCCACCTAATCCGACCGCTAGTGACGGAGCTCATTTGAAATGGCTTGATAGGGTAGAAgccagtaagtctgggcattggaaGGTTACTGGGATTTTTTACTTAATTTCGTTGTCGAGATCACCTATCTCCTATCATCCTGCTATGCTTTTGAGCTCATTTTATTTCTGGGATAGATCTACCAACAACTTCcatgttccctttggcatgATTACCCCCACACTTCTCGACGTCGCTGCAATTACTGGCCTCTGGGTCATGGGTGATGATTATCATTCTATGCTGCCCCAGTTAAGCCTATCGCCGTTTCGAAGGACAATGCAGCCTTTAGCCGATTTATCAAGGATGACTACGTCGAAGACGGTGAAGTTTCTGATGCTGAGCATGTTGCATTTCTCttgtattggctttctgcttACGTATTTTGCACTAAATCTCTGAGGATCCCGGCCAAGCTTCTTCCCTTGGCCAATTTGCTCCATGAGGGTCGAAGAATCGCTTTGGCCAGGCTCGTTCTTGGTAACCTTTATCAGATGATTAATGAAGCAGTGGCCGATATTCGAGACCCCAAGGTCATGTCTTTAAATGCAGCCGGTCCATTATGGCTgcttcaactttggttgaatgcagttTTCGAATCTTTTCTTCCGGCTAAACAAACCCCTCCTGTGGTGTCTAACACAAGGATTGATGCTCATAGGCTCGAGGCTTTAACACCTCCTTACAGTGCTTCTAACTTTGAGGCTGATTTCAAgaagtatttcaccatgttCTTTGAACTGAAACATTACCGCTCCAGTTTTGCCCCATACTGCAAGCCCACTTATGGCCCGCGTTGGCTGAAAACTTCCTACCCCAACCTTCCCGGTTTAGAAGATCTCTCCCCACATCAGCTTGAACTCTGGCAAACCATATTATCCCCTCGAGTGTTGACCATAGGTTTTGCCAGTAATGACTATACCCTGTGTGGTTATAATCCCCAGCTGGTTTCTCGACAATTTGGGCTAAGTCAGGATTTGCCTAACACATTGTTCGACCACTCTCTTGTTCTCTATCCTGGCGTCGTGACCAAACTCAGCGTTTTCGACACCACCGTTGACTACTACAACGAAGAGCTGATTAACCTCAGTCCTTTTCACTTTGTCCCTTCTTTTTATGACCAAACTCAACGTTTTAAGACTTGGAGGTCTACTTATTGGAGCGACATTTCGGTGTCGATCGAAGATTGTTTCAGCGCATAAcgaatgtttttcttttgtagaaGCAAGCCCCTAAGAAGACCAAAAGTATGCATTCGTCCGAGATCAACGTTTTCCAgcaattcttcggtgtagtgTATTTTCCAGGTCCTCGACTTCGAGAAACTGTTGCTAAAGCAGCTCAAGTTCTTAGGAAAATGTGGGAgtctaaagccaagaaaactcgGTACGTCATCCCTCCTGATGAGGATGGTCTCTCTtttattattcgaaaaactggctttaaattcccaccgttgcctacttgtaagtatgctttggctcTTCCATTGGTCCttcctaaatgggttgaccacgTAAGTATCAAGAACTTTTACCAAAGTGCGTTGCCTCttcggaagcgggtgacctggactAAATACTATCTATGGAATCTTCCTTTCCATGTGccggtcgaaatcttcaaccacatatcgataagaacgcttattggtcaaggtaattaTTTCGACCTGGCTTTCTCGTGATATTTATGGCTtaactcttctttcttttctccttaCAGCTGAACCAATTCCTCGACCAACTCCTCAAGCTTCTCCTCGAGTGACTTCTGCTACCAttgagattgatgatgatgatgatgacaatgtTAGCTTGGCCGACAAACTTAAAGCACCGAAGGTAATATCTAGGCGGTGAAACTTTGTTCTTTCCTTGGTATATATGTATTGCGTAATCCTTTGTTTTCATTTCAGAGTCGAAAACAAGGGGATACACCTACTACCTCTGCAACCCAGAAGAAGGTAAAAGGGGTCGGTGGTTCGGCCGGTAGCCAAACTTCCCCGGCTAAGTCTACTAGCCATCCTGAGGAGTTTCAAGGAGGTGGAGCCCAGGCTGTTGATCAGGTTCGAAATCCCCTGCTTGCGTTCAACCTTTCCATATGTTTGGCAGAGTTACTGATGTTTTATCTCTTGCTCAGGTAGGAACACAAGAACATTCTGCTTCCAGTCCTCCTTCTCACGAGGACGTGCCTATCTCTGACCCTGCCAAGCACATAAATGATGAGAAGGCTTCGGCCAAGAAGATTTCCAAGAAGAGATCTAAGTCTGGTCGCAAATCTGGCAGCCATTCTTCTCCTCTTTCCAAGAACTCGGCAAGTTCAAGTCCTCACAAAAAATCTGCTCCTAAGGTAACTTATCGTTAGCTATGTCTTAATTTGAtttgctttccttttcctccCTCAAATATTTCGATTTTcattcttcagagggttggcatgtctaaaatggtcGTGCCCCGAGCCAAATTGTTACCTCGTAATCCTCCACGAGTTGTTCTGTCAAGTCCTTTGAGCAGTCTGGGGTCCTCGAGTTCGAGTTTAGACTCTAGCGAGTTAGACCCTATGTGGGATAAGTTGAACTTCTATTTCAATTCgaaaccaattgcttggcaacatTCTGGTTGTGCACCTTATTATACCAAGGAGTGTCGAGAtaatctttctaattttccccGCAGGATACTCCAAACACTTCTCCTCTGGCCAATGAACAAAGCATGCCACATGTCGAAGTTCAACACGGCGAAGACCAAATGTCCCCAGTCACTCAGCCTGAACAAATGATTGGTGTCATGCCTCCTCCAAAGCATCTTGTGGACGCTGGTGCTGATGCTCTAAACTTGACACAAGCTGGCCCTTCTCCCAAGCCTCAACAAGATTCTGGAGCTGCTTTGCTTTCTCCGCATGCCAAAGGAGGTTCTGCTTCTTCAAGGACAGCAGCTTCATCTCATGCTTCCGGTGAAAGGCTCAATGCCCTTTTGGTCCAAGATCCGCTTGCCACTATTCAAAGTTTTCTCGATGGCACTCTGAACCTTGACTCTCCGCCACATCATGCTGAAactactgagactgctcaatctagcGGGGTAGCCAGTTCTGGCCAGATTGAAGAAGCCTTGGCTAAATTGAAGGGCCTAGTTTTCGATGAAGGATTCGTCGATAAAGTCCGGGCTAACCCTCAATCAGGCCATGATGTCAAGGAGTTGCTCACTTTCCTGCTGGGCCAGCGTCTCGACCAAATTCAGGCCGATGCTCTTGTTGAGTTCCAGACTTTCCTGGTTGATCTTTTGGCCACGCTTGATAAAGCCAACACTGTGGAGCAACTCATCAAGACTAAGGAGGCGCAGGTGACTTCTAGCACCCAAGGGCTCTTAACTGTGAAGGATGAGGTTCTTAAGTTGACTGCCAGGAAGACTCTTATAGCAACTGACCTGTCGAGTGTTAATACTCGGCTGGATGAGCTTCGGAGGGATATGGCAAAGCTTGAGAAGGAGAAGACAACGTTGGTCGAAGAAGATCCTGTTGTGAATGCCCGGCTGACTACTCTAGCTGCTGAATGCACAAGTGTGATGTTGTCGACATCCCAGATGTCCAAAGAGGTTGCAGCAGAGCAGCGTGTTAAGCAAGACTTGGATGCCAGGATCGTTGCTGCCGGCGCTCAACTCGAAACCTTTAAGTCGAGGTTTTAGGACTTTTATGTTTACTTCCTTTCATTGTCTAGGGTCTGTAATAACTCTGTACCTGTATGGCCTTTGTTTCCAAATTTTGTACTTTGCCCTTTAAGTACCTGTCTCGACAATGACTTTATTGATTAACTCGCGTTAATGATGTCGACATAATTTTTCTGGCATCTTTTTATTGTCGAATTAACACGATCTGTCAGTTTACTCCCTCTTGCATTGCCTTTTGATTTCCATACCATCTAACTTGGTATCTTTCACGGCGATCTAGCCTTCTATCTTCCACGCCATTACTCAATGTCTTGGAAATAGAGTAATTTATGACGTTCTTTTACCACGTTCTTGTTCCGACGTAACAACTCCCTCCACTTATGATAGTGGCTTACGTGGCTGACCGCGATTTGGTAACCATTGGTAACTGTTTACCATGAATTAATGCAACTGTTTGTTTCACTTAGTTATAAATAAAGCCGTTTTTACTTTTTTCATCAGTAACTTCTTCTTTTGCTAGAAACCTTCTTCTCGGCTTTGCTCTTCCAATCCCCACTCATGGATAGTAGAGTCATTCTCCACCGTATCCGCAATCTGGCCTTCCAGCATGATCTCTTGGAAGACATGTTTGCATCCCTCGCTGGCCTTGATGACCTTTTGGGGCTCATCCACCAATtacttcaaaggccaattatcACGCGCGTCAGGGTTCCTCTCAAGGAGTTCCAAGAGCTACTCGTCGAAGCCAAACCTTTGTACGAGGAGTATAAGGAGATTTCCTTGATGGCGTTCTTTCAAGAGCACCAGATTGGTGAGTTGAAGGAGAGGTTTGACTCCCTCCAGGCCTCCTTGGACCAGCAAGACCCGGCAGGTCTAGTTAGGCTGGCTGTCGAGATCGCTGTCGTTTCTTCTGAAGATCTTAGCGCTCGTCAGAAGAAGGCTCGGCTTGAGGGCCAAATGGTGGCGCTAGTGGGCCAAATAGGCCCTCTGCAGGCTAGATATGATGCCTATAGGGCCAATCTCCCTTTTTGAGTTTCGACctctttgtattttttgtttttcgcCATGATTGTAATGTCTCATcgtaattaataaaacatttgaTTTGGCCATCTTTTACCTTTTTTTGCTCACTTAATTTCGACTTCATGCAACATTGGTTTATACGCTTTTAGGTATTTGTCATTTATTGTCACATGTTGACGTTGACCGCTTAATTCTTTAATCAAATAAGCGTTATTAGATAGCGGCCTTTCGACTTCGAATGGTCCTTCCCAATTGGGGGCCCACTTGCCGTAAGCTCTATCTTTTTTATCCATTGGCAAAATAACCTTCCAAACGTAATCTTCTGTGACAAAAGATCGATTTCTAACTTTCTTATTGTAGGCTTTggctatgcgatccttttgtCTGATCAAAACGTCTAACGCCAGGattctttcttcgtcgagattcaCCAGTTCGTCAAGCATCATGTTCCAGTAGTCTTCACTAGGAATCTCTTCCTGTCTTTGAATCCTACATGATTGCAAGTACACTTCTGCCGGTAACACTGCTTCTTGGTCGTACGCTAGTCGAAAAGGTGTCGCTCCTGTAGCCTCTTTTGGTGAATTCCTGTAGGCCCATAGGACTTGGCCTAAAGTCTCATGCCAACTTTTCGGTTTTCGACCTACATGTTTTTTGATCAAGCTGATCAAGGTCTTGTTGGCAGCCTCCACTTGACCGTTTGCTTGTGCGTAGTAGGGAGTCAAGGTTAGAAGCTTTATGCCCTAAGATTCTGCGAAAGCTGCTACTTTTCGTCCTACGAACACTGTCCCTTGGTCCGTTGTAAGCGATTCAGGCAACCCAAATCGATACACAATGTGATTTTGTATGAATTCGATTACCGTTTCCTGGGTCACATTTTGCAGTggaatggcttcgacccatttgGTAAAATAATCTATTGCCACAATTATATACTTGTGCTGCCTCGATGAGGCAGGATGTATCTCGCCAATTAGATTTATAGCCCAACCCCTAAAtggccatggcttgataatgGAGTGTAACTCACTAGCTGGCACATGTTGGACTCCTGAGTGCTTATGGCAATCCTGACAACCTTTTGCATATTCGATGCAGTCCTTCATGATAGTTGAGCAGTACATTCCTTGTCTGAAaagaatccatttcatttttgCTCCCGCTTGGTGTGCCCCACATAAACCATCATGCACAGCAGAAATGGCTACAAACGCATCATCGTTGCTTAAACATTTTAGCAATGTTCCATCGACGTTCTTCTTAAACAATTCATTGCCTATGATGGTGTAATTTAGGGCCCTGTACTTAATTTTTCTGTCGGTTGATCCTATGGGGTTTTGCAGATTCTCAACAATAGGTTTCCTCCAATCACCAGGCGTGAGGCTATCAATAGTCATAATGTCGAGATCCAAAGGACTCAGCTTTTCCTTGATCTTGATCAATTCCTTCAACTTCTTCTTATCTACCATGTATCCAGAAGCGATTTGTGCTAACTCATTGGCCTCTTGATTGCTCACCCTAGGCACGTAGCTGATTCCTGCTTGGTCAAAATTGGCTAGTAAACCCATAACTGTCACGTAATATTTTGCCAAGTTTTCACTAACGCATTTATACTCTATGGTAAGCTGTTTTACTACCAATTCTGAATCACCTTTAATCTCGACGTTTTTTGCCCCCAAGGCCAACAGTATCTCGAGGCCAGAGACTAAGGCTTCATATTCAGTTTCGTTATTAGAACAACTTTCTTGAATTCGAAACATGAATTTGGTTGGGATGCCTTGTGGGGATACTATAAACATTCCAATTCTCGATCCTTGCTTATGGCTTGAGCCATCGAAAAACAACTTCCAAGGCTGTAATCCTACATAATTTATTTCTTTAGGCAGAGTATGATCTGCTAAGAAATCAGCTACtgcttgccccttaattgctTTCAATGGGACATACGTGAGCGAATATTCGGTTAAGGCTAAagaccatttaccaattcgactgtgCAAAATAGGCTTGGATAATATGTGTTTTATTATATCAAAATGAGAgaaaaccattacatcaattggctttatataatatttcagcttggtACAAGAGAAATATAAACATAAACACagtttctcgatcatggtgtatcgagtttcagCATCGTTTAACACGCGGCTcaaataaaatatggctctttcgacgccatcttcatcttcctgtgccaacatgcttccaatggtttcGTCTGTTGCTGAAATGTACaacttcattggctttcctttTATGGGAGGAATCGTCACTGGGGGACTTGCCAAATAATCTTTGAGCTCCTCAAATGCTTTTTGGTGTTCTGCTTCCCAACGAAAAGTGTCTTCTTTCTTTAGTCGAAGAAGTGATGAGAAGGGCTTTGTTTTGTCGCTAAGATTAGCGATAAATCTTCTAAGGAAATTGACCTTTCCCAATAGCGACTacagttgtttcttgctagcTGGTGGACTTGTGTTGAGAATAGCTTTGGCTTTGTTCTTGTTAATTTTGATGCCTTTcttgtgcaccacaaaacccaaaaaatcaccctttgataggtcgcgccagcgtttttcaaaccAAATGGCATAACTACCCATTCATATGTCCCTAAGGCGTCAGGACACCGAAAAGCTGTTTTTGACACATCTTCCTTGGCAATGAAAATCTGATTATAACCAAATGGCATTCGTGACCCGctgctgaatccaccatcatttcGGTTATAGGCATGTGGTACTCGTCTTTGGGTGTGGCAGCATTTAGGTCTTGAAAATCTATGCAGACTCTCATCTTACCATTTTTCTTGATTACTAGGACCACATTAGCTAGCCACTCGACATATCTGGCCGCTCTAATGAACTTGCATCTTAGCGAtctttcaatttcttctttgatCTTTACCAGGACGTCTGAATGGAATCTCCTAGGTAGTTGTTTCACGggtttttttatcttctttgaTGGGAAATTGTAACTCCACCAAGTCTCGACTTAAACCAGGCATCTCGTCGTAATCCCAagtgaaacaatctttgaattcTTTCAGTAACTCTATCATTTTGCCTCTAAGTTCTGGGTCGATCAAGGAACTTATGTAGGTTGGCCTCTTCTTCGATCCATCTCCCAAGTCTACTTCCTCCAAAGGGTCTTGAGCCTCCATCTTCGTAGCATCCACTAGGGGTTTTTTCGAATCCCAGAGGGCCATCATCATAGATACAATCTAACCTCAAATCACACACGTCCTCTATTGCCTTCTCGCTTGGCTCATCAAAACACGAGCTATCCTTTCCGTTTCGAGCTGACATTTCGACAGGCAAAATTGAAGCTTCAATTTCTCCTTTGATGGCCAGGTTTTCGGCACTTCGTCGGCCTTTAGAGCCGTTCTTATCTTGTTTTCGGccgcgtaagccgaaattcgagccaagctcgaattaatcatcattATGTGGAGTTGCCACATTGGTGGCAGTTTCATCACTTGCCACTTCCTTGGTGGCACACTCGTCTTCTTCACTATGCCAACCGTTCATGGCATCCACTTTGCAAGACTCATTGAGATGCAGTCCTCGAACTGGGTCCAGTGTCACTGAGTATTCTGAGTAAGGGTTGAAATACTGATTGACTACCGTATCAAGTGGAGCGATTGTACCAAATTCTTCTCAAAATTTTTCTTGTCGACATAGCCTGCTTCTGCCAAGTAGTAGCTCTGATCAGCTTGTACATTCTCGACAactccatctgctttccaaatggatattctTTGATGTAAGGTAGAAGGCACTACCCCTACTCCATGGATCCACTCTCTGCCCAATAGCAGATTATAGTTGGCCTTCGAGGGCACAACAATGAACAGTGTAGATCTGCTCACTGTTCCCACAGTAATATTCAGCATGATTGCACCCATGGAGGTGTTGGTCTTGCCTTCATAGTCCGACAGGACCATGTCATGGGGAATTAGATCTGCCTCTGTCTTGCCCAACTTTTTCAACATGAACCTAGGCATTAGGTTAACCGTAGTACCACCATCGACTAGCACCTTGTTGACTCCTTTTTCTTCTAATTTGGCCCACACAAACAAGG from Lotus japonicus ecotype B-129 chromosome 2, LjGifu_v1.2 includes:
- the LOC130736489 gene encoding uncharacterized protein LOC130736489; its protein translation is MVFSHFDIIKHILSKPILHSRIGKWSLALTEYSLTYVPLKAIKGQAVADFLADHTLPKEINYVGLQPWKLFFDGSSHKQGSRIGMFIVSPQGIPTKFMFRIQESCSNNETEYEALVSGLEILLALGAKNVEIKGDSELVVKQLTIEYKCVSENLAKYYVTVMGLLANFDQAGISYVPRVSNQEANELAQIASGYMVDKKKLKELIKIKEKLSPLDLDIMTIDSLTPGDWRKPIVENLQNPIGSTDRKIKYRALNYTIIGNELFKKNVDGTLLKCLSNDDAFVAISAVHDGLCGAHQAGAKMKWILFRQGMYCSTIMKDCIEYAKGCQDCHKHSGVQHVPASELHSIIKPWPFRGWAINLIGEIHPASSRQHKYIIVAIDYFTKWVEAIPLQNVTQETVIEFIQNHIVYRFGLPESLTTDQGTVFVGRKVAAFAES